From the Musa acuminata AAA Group cultivar baxijiao chromosome BXJ3-7, Cavendish_Baxijiao_AAA, whole genome shotgun sequence genome, one window contains:
- the LOC103990353 gene encoding NADPH-dependent aldehyde reductase-like protein, chloroplastic yields MAASAALPLAGRIAIVTGASRGIGRAIAAHLASLGAALVLGYSTNSAAADLLVAEINSQSIPSVSLRPRAVAVRADVSDPSAVRSLFDAAEAAFGSPPHILVAAAGVLDSRCPVVADTAAEVWDAAMAVNARGAFLCCREAARRLVRGGGGRIVCISSSLVAAPGAGYGAYTASKAAVEAMVRVLSRELRGTGITANCVAPGPVATDMFFSVADGGGEEAAQGNAMGRLGEPRDIAPMVGFLCTDAGEWVNGQVVGVNGGIL; encoded by the coding sequence ATGGCTGCATCCGCCGCCCTCCCCCTTGCCGGCCGCATTGCCATAGTCACCGGCGCCTCCCGCGGCATCGGCCGCGCCATCGCCGCCCACCTCGCCTCCCTCGGTGCCGCCCTTGTTCTCGGCTACTCAACCAACTCCGCCGCCGCCGACCTCCTTGTCGCGGAGATCAACTCCCAGTCAATCCCCTCCGTCTCTCTCCGCCCCCGCGCCGTCGCCGTCCGAGCCGACGTCTCCGATCCCTCCGCCGTCAGATCCCTCTTCGACGCCGCCGAGGCCGCCTTCGGCTCCCCTCCCCACATCCTCGTCGCCGCCGCGGGCGTCCTAGACTCCCGCTGCCCCGTCGTCGCCGACACCGCCGCAGAGGTCTGGGACGCCGCCATGGCCGTCAACGCGAGGGGCGCGTTCCTCTGCTGCCGGGAGGCGGCGCGCCGCCTGGTCCGCGGCGGCGGGGGGCGTATCGTGTGCATATCCTCGTCGCTGGTGGCGGCGCCGGGGGCGGGATACGGGGCGTACACGGCATCCAAGGCGGCGGTGGAGGCGATGGTGAGGGTGCTGTCGCGGGAGCTGCGTGGCACAGGGATCACCGCAAACTGCGTGGCGCCGGGGCCGGTGGCGACGGACATGTTCTTCTCGGTGGCGGACGGCGGAGGCGAGGAGGCGGCGCAGGGGAACGCGATGGGGCGGCTGGGGGAGCCGCGGGACATCGCACCGATGGTGGGGTTTCTGTGCACCGATGCAGGAGAGTGGGTCAACGGGCAGGTTGTCGGCGTCAATGGTGGCATTTTGTAA